The genome window GTGGCTCTTAAAAGAACCTTTGGGTTATAACGCTTGTCTGGTAACTTGACTCGTCTTATTTGGAGCTGGTGTACTTGGTGACGGCCTTGGTGCCCTCGGACACGGCGTGCTTGGCCAGCTCCCCGGGCAGCAGCAGGCGCACGGCCGTCTGGATCTCCCTGGACGTGATGGTCGAGCGCTTGTTGTAATGCGCCAGGCGCGACGCCTCGCCCGCGATGCGCTCGAAGATGTCGTTGACGAACGAGTTCATGATGCCCATGGCCTTGGACGAGATGCCCGTGTCGGGGTGCACCTGCTTCAGCACCTTATAGATGTAGATAGAATAGCTCTCTTTCCGGCATCTCCTGcgcttctttccctctttcttctgggTTTTGGCTACAGCTCTCTTGAAGCCTTTCTTGGAGATGGTAGTGCCCTTCGAAGTCAGCTCCGGCATCACTGATTAAACTCCAGTGAGCCTAACAACTGGCACTCCAGGACGCCAAAGGTGGTATTTATAGGCACAGCGCTCAATGACGTATGGGGCAGCCAACGTCTGATTGGGCTATGGGTAGGGGTGTGCTTGCAAATAAGGTGATTCCAGGAACATTCTGATTGGTAGACTATCCGCCGAATCAAATAGCAACGCACAACCTACCGTCAGACTATAAATAGGCCAGGTACAGCCCTAACGGATTTTTTTTCCCGTTATAATGTATCAGTTCTTAGGCTGGGTTGGGTCGCGGGAAGCACGGCGGCAAGGCTCGCGCCAAGGCCAAGACGCGCTCGTCGCGGGCCGGGCTCCAGTTCCCGGTGGGCCGCGTCCACCGCCTGCTCCGCAAGGGCAACTACGCGGAGCGGGTCGGGGCGGGCGCGCCGGTGTACCTGGCGGCCGTGCTGGAGTACCTGACGGCCGAGATCCTGGAGCTGGCGGGCAACGCGGCCCGCGACAACAAGAAGACGCGCATCATCCCGCGCCACCTGCAGCTGGCCATCCGCAACGACGAGGAGCTCAACAAGCTGCTGGGCCGCGTGACCATCGCGCAGGGCGGCGTCCTGCCCAACATCCAGGCCGTGCTGCTGCCCAAGAAGAC of Canis lupus familiaris isolate Mischka breed German Shepherd chromosome 35, alternate assembly UU_Cfam_GSD_1.0, whole genome shotgun sequence contains these proteins:
- the H2BC2 gene encoding histone H2B type 1-A; protein product: MPELTSKGTTISKKGFKRAVAKTQKKEGKKRRRCRKESYSIYIYKVLKQVHPDTGISSKAMGIMNSFVNDIFERIAGEASRLAHYNKRSTITSREIQTAVRLLLPGELAKHAVSEGTKAVTKYTSSK
- the LOC119877864 gene encoding histone H2A type 1-H-like, which codes for MTYGAANAGLGRGKHGGKARAKAKTRSSRAGLQFPVGRVHRLLRKGNYAERVGAGAPVYLAAVLEYLTAEILELAGNAARDNKKTRIIPRHLQLAIRNDEELNKLLGRVTIAQGGVLPNIQAVLLPKKTESHHKAKGNFPIKPIISGEVFGKTNANYVICS